The Methylobacterium currus genome contains a region encoding:
- a CDS encoding lipopolysaccharide biosynthesis protein produces the protein MLTLVARLRRSARSQQFASAFVARIASAVLGFVMLLVASRLLTTYEYGVYVFLFTFGSGLGLIVALGQQNLVLKHYRARDGLAPHNDALVRYNLGWLTVAILLMLALSAVVFVAEDALPDPYRRLHLACAFAAVFALSEYLQSYFRVHGRIWLALLPREVVWRGACSVLLCGASLAGLLSGATVAMEIVLGLLLAMTLYQIRHLAGLHGWDSWRGGLRHPDKAPAWRGESLLFTANNVIVAAAAFLETVIVGAALGMEEAAFYFVALRYAMLVNLPSAAIDTVSLPMIASHFQVRDREGAQRLIGRLSLASFAISSAGAVVMAVGAPFALGLFKPDFSAHTDVLMVLSLSSVVGAFFGPGPSLLTIGGGERYILISNAVLFSAYAVLLCLVAVPFGILGVAVANVGWTIVINLVLARWVRANWDVDSRATAFFTRRAWLPGQPLPSAPAHAAE, from the coding sequence ATGCTGACACTCGTCGCGCGGCTGCGCCGATCGGCCCGCTCGCAGCAATTCGCCTCGGCCTTCGTCGCCCGGATCGCCAGCGCCGTGCTCGGCTTCGTGATGCTGCTCGTCGCAAGCCGGCTGCTCACCACCTACGAGTACGGCGTCTACGTCTTCCTGTTCACGTTCGGCAGCGGGCTCGGGCTGATCGTGGCGCTCGGCCAGCAGAACCTGGTGCTGAAGCATTACCGCGCACGCGACGGCCTCGCGCCGCACAACGACGCGCTGGTGCGCTACAATCTCGGCTGGCTCACGGTCGCGATCCTGCTGATGCTGGCCTTGAGCGCGGTGGTCTTCGTCGCCGAGGACGCCCTGCCCGATCCCTACCGCCGGCTCCACCTCGCCTGCGCATTCGCGGCGGTGTTCGCCCTCTCCGAATACCTGCAGAGCTACTTCCGCGTCCATGGCCGGATCTGGCTCGCCCTGCTGCCGCGGGAGGTGGTCTGGCGCGGCGCCTGCTCGGTGCTGCTCTGCGGCGCCTCGCTTGCCGGCCTCCTCAGCGGCGCCACCGTCGCGATGGAGATCGTGCTGGGGCTGCTGCTCGCGATGACGCTCTACCAGATCCGCCACCTCGCCGGGCTTCACGGCTGGGATTCCTGGCGCGGGGGCTTGCGCCATCCGGACAAGGCGCCGGCCTGGCGCGGCGAGAGCCTGCTGTTTACCGCCAACAACGTGATCGTGGCCGCGGCGGCCTTCCTGGAGACCGTGATCGTCGGGGCGGCTCTCGGCATGGAAGAGGCGGCATTCTACTTCGTGGCCCTGCGCTACGCCATGCTGGTCAACCTGCCGAGCGCGGCGATCGACACCGTCAGCCTGCCGATGATCGCGAGCCACTTCCAGGTCCGCGACCGGGAGGGGGCGCAGCGCCTGATCGGCCGGCTGTCGCTCGCGAGCTTCGCGATCTCGTCGGCGGGTGCCGTGGTGATGGCGGTCGGCGCGCCCTTCGCGCTCGGCCTCTTCAAGCCGGATTTCTCCGCCCATACCGACGTGCTGATGGTGCTCAGCCTGTCGTCGGTGGTGGGCGCCTTCTTCGGTCCGGGCCCCTCGCTCCTGACGATCGGCGGCGGCGAGCGCTACATCCTGATCAGCAACGCGGTCCTGTTCTCGGCCTATGCGGTCCTGCTCTGCCTCGTGGCGGTGCCGTTCGGCATCCTCGGCGTCGCAGTGGCGAATGTCGGCTGGACGATCGTCATCAACCTGGTGCTCGCCCGCTGGGTGCGGGCGAACTGGGACGTCGACAGCCGCGCGACCGCCTTCTTCACCCGCCGGGCCTGGCTCCCGGGCCAACCCCTCCCCTCAGCTCCCGCGCACGCGGCGGAATGA
- a CDS encoding FdhF/YdeP family oxidoreductase, protein MSVEENTVHYDSPAGGWGSVRGIAEVFGKEWATPLATETLFRQNKPKGFMCVSCSWAKPANYHPFEFCENGAKATLWELTTRRCTPDFFAKHTLTELRGWSDYELEQQGRLTHPLRYDRASDRYVSCGWDEAFRAIGSELRLLDPTSVVFYSSGRASLETSYLYALFARLYGNNNLPDSSNMCHETTSVALKKVIGASVGTVVFDDLSKCDAMFFFGQNTGTNSPRFLHPLQEASKRGVKIITFNPVRERGLESFTNPQSPVEMLTRKATPISAQYHQVRPGGDIAVMLGLCKHVFAADDAAKAKGTRVLDTDFIAQHTTGLEAFEAKVRATPWEEIERESGISRADIEAAGQVYVEAERTCAFYGMGLTQHVHGFENVAMVVNLLLLKGNIGRDGTGVSPVRGHSNVQGQRTVGISEKPELVPLDRLAEQFGFEPPRAKGVNTVEACEGILSGKVRSFIGLGGNFVRAIPDQDRMEKAWTGMRLTVQVATKLNRSHLVNGEIAYLLPCLGRTEEDRQATGPQAVSIEDTFSCIYGSLGRRTPASDFLKSEVAIVAGLAKATLAPNPKVPWDAWVGDYGLIRDEIAKTYREEFHDFNDRLWIPGGFYRGNSARERIWKTESGKAEFTAPEVMSATGFSDEPGRYRLITMRSNDQFNTTIYGYSDRLRGIEGTRDVLLMNPGEIRRAGLSDGQVVTLVSDAGDGITREVTGLTVTPFSLPDGCLGAYYPEMNPLMALSHHDIESGTPAAKSVPVRIRADAGGLKTNRREPTGHAAHPI, encoded by the coding sequence ATGTCGGTCGAGGAGAACACGGTCCATTACGACAGCCCGGCCGGCGGCTGGGGTTCGGTCCGCGGCATCGCCGAGGTGTTCGGCAAGGAATGGGCGACGCCGCTCGCCACCGAGACCCTGTTTCGCCAGAACAAGCCGAAAGGCTTCATGTGCGTGTCCTGCTCCTGGGCGAAGCCGGCGAACTACCATCCCTTCGAGTTCTGCGAGAACGGCGCCAAGGCGACCCTGTGGGAGCTGACGACCCGGCGCTGCACGCCGGACTTCTTCGCCAAGCACACGCTGACCGAACTGCGCGGCTGGAGCGACTACGAGCTCGAGCAGCAGGGCCGCCTGACCCATCCCCTGCGCTACGACCGCGCCAGCGACCGCTACGTCTCCTGCGGCTGGGACGAGGCCTTCCGGGCGATCGGCTCGGAGCTGCGCCTGCTCGATCCGACATCGGTGGTGTTCTACTCCTCGGGGCGGGCCAGCCTCGAGACATCGTATCTCTACGCCCTGTTCGCCCGGCTCTACGGCAACAACAACCTGCCCGATTCCTCAAACATGTGCCACGAGACGACCTCGGTGGCGCTCAAGAAGGTGATCGGTGCCAGCGTCGGCACGGTCGTGTTCGATGACCTGTCGAAATGCGACGCGATGTTCTTCTTCGGCCAGAACACCGGCACCAACTCGCCACGGTTCCTGCACCCGCTGCAGGAGGCCTCGAAGCGCGGCGTCAAGATCATCACCTTCAATCCCGTCCGCGAGCGCGGCCTGGAGAGCTTCACCAATCCGCAGAGCCCGGTCGAGATGCTGACCCGCAAGGCGACGCCGATCAGCGCGCAGTACCATCAGGTCCGGCCCGGCGGTGACATCGCGGTGATGCTCGGCCTGTGCAAGCACGTCTTTGCCGCCGACGACGCCGCCAAGGCGAAGGGCACCCGCGTCCTCGACACCGACTTCATCGCCCAGCACACGACCGGGCTGGAGGCCTTCGAGGCGAAGGTCCGGGCGACCCCCTGGGAGGAGATCGAGCGCGAATCCGGAATCAGTCGCGCCGACATCGAGGCGGCGGGGCAGGTCTATGTCGAGGCCGAGCGGACTTGCGCCTTCTACGGCATGGGGCTGACGCAGCACGTGCACGGCTTCGAGAACGTCGCGATGGTCGTCAACCTGCTGCTGCTCAAGGGCAATATCGGGCGCGACGGCACCGGCGTGTCGCCGGTGCGGGGCCACTCCAACGTGCAGGGCCAGCGCACCGTCGGCATCTCGGAGAAGCCGGAGCTGGTGCCCCTCGACCGCTTGGCCGAGCAATTCGGCTTCGAGCCGCCGCGGGCGAAGGGCGTCAACACGGTCGAGGCCTGCGAGGGCATCCTGTCGGGCAAGGTCCGGAGCTTCATCGGGCTCGGCGGCAACTTCGTGCGGGCGATCCCCGACCAGGACCGGATGGAGAAGGCCTGGACCGGGATGCGCCTCACCGTGCAGGTCGCGACCAAGCTCAACCGCTCGCACCTCGTCAACGGCGAGATCGCCTACCTGCTGCCCTGCCTCGGCCGCACCGAGGAGGACCGCCAGGCCACCGGCCCGCAGGCGGTGAGCATCGAGGACACGTTCAGCTGCATCTACGGATCGCTGGGCCGCCGCACCCCGGCGAGCGACTTCCTGAAGTCCGAGGTCGCGATCGTGGCGGGGCTCGCCAAGGCGACGCTGGCGCCGAACCCGAAGGTGCCGTGGGACGCCTGGGTCGGCGATTACGGCCTGATCCGCGACGAGATCGCCAAGACCTACCGGGAAGAGTTCCACGACTTCAACGACCGGCTCTGGATTCCCGGCGGCTTCTACCGCGGCAACTCGGCCCGCGAGCGGATCTGGAAGACCGAGAGCGGCAAGGCCGAGTTCACCGCGCCGGAGGTGATGTCGGCGACCGGCTTCTCCGACGAGCCCGGCCGCTACCGGCTGATCACCATGCGGTCGAACGACCAGTTCAACACCACGATCTACGGCTACAGCGACCGCCTGCGCGGGATCGAGGGCACCCGCGACGTGCTCCTGATGAATCCGGGCGAGATCCGCCGGGCGGGCTTGAGCGACGGTCAGGTCGTCACGCTCGTCAGCGATGCCGGCGACGGGATCACCCGCGAGGTGACGGGTCTCACCGTGACGCCGTTCTCCCTGCCGGATGGATGCCTGGGGGCCTATTACCCGGAGATGAATCCCCTGATGGCGCTCTCGCACCACGACATCGAGTCGGGGACACCGGCGGCGAAATCGGTGCCGGTGCGGATCCGGGCGGATGCGGGTGGCCTGAAGACGAACCGGCGCGAGCCGACCGGGCACGCGGCGCATCCGATCTGA
- a CDS encoding YaiI/YqxD family protein gives MSAITVYVDADACPVKDEVYRVAGRHGAHVVVVANSFITIPREPWIERVIVSDKLDAADDWIAERAGPLAVVVTADIPLASRCVKAGASVLAPNGKAFTDSSVGMALATRDLMQSLREAGAVTGGPKPFSPKDRSAFLGALDRALVRLRRNAQGG, from the coding sequence ATGTCCGCGATCACCGTCTACGTCGACGCCGATGCCTGCCCGGTCAAGGACGAGGTCTACCGCGTCGCCGGGCGGCACGGCGCGCATGTCGTGGTGGTGGCCAACAGCTTCATCACCATACCCCGCGAGCCGTGGATCGAGCGGGTGATCGTCTCCGACAAGCTCGACGCCGCCGACGACTGGATCGCCGAGCGGGCCGGGCCGCTCGCGGTGGTCGTCACCGCCGACATTCCCCTGGCGAGCCGCTGCGTGAAGGCCGGGGCGAGCGTGCTCGCGCCCAACGGCAAGGCCTTCACCGATTCCTCCGTCGGCATGGCGCTCGCCACCCGCGACCTGATGCAGTCCCTGCGTGAGGCGGGCGCGGTGACCGGCGGCCCGAAGCCGTTCTCCCCGAAGGACCGCTCCGCCTTCCTCGGCGCCCTCGACCGCGCCCTGGTCCGGCTGCGGCGCAACGCCCAGGGCGGCTGA
- a CDS encoding alpha/beta fold hydrolase, whose amino-acid sequence MLTDDAGKMPIAAEPVPVVLGDAFGWYSPGARRRGVLLCGTFGFEQWCAYRSWRALAATIAGAGCPTLRFDYPGQGDSRDPAGPEIPAALDAIRAGIAFLREQAGADEIVVVGLRLGATLAALAGERIDRLAMLAPFTTGKAYRREMAMQSRLIDVMPDRTPMPQEPDSLMVGSFTLGPQTLADLARIDLMASESAPATHILMLGPKVEALAERYRAFGSTVETGPFPGLNQLVSEPLFSRTPDQTFAAVRDFAVAQAPAPVAPSPSPLPVSPCRLADATWQEEVSRFGPGLVGILCRPRGPWSGGTVLMVNSGRNPRAGHGRQTAQLSRRLAASGIASFRFDLRGIGDSAERPDGSLPLYALDAVADVQAALNHLEARQHTPCVVLGACSGAFLAFQTICQDERLSAAILVNLHCFDVEPGTDIETMIRDSFRGEVGYAERARQGELWRRILNGELRFGKILRAVGRDARARLTAWTARIPGLAPGGQTVARRVARLRRRGARIHAVYSEGDRGVAALAANLGTSHEAIARKLGAPVTILDGVDHNLSKAADQERLFAIVREAVEDARRTRSPEHEAGQASRAREVPDPSDSHPASVAAVRA is encoded by the coding sequence ATGCTGACCGACGACGCGGGCAAAATGCCCATCGCGGCAGAACCGGTCCCGGTCGTGCTCGGCGATGCGTTCGGCTGGTACAGCCCGGGCGCGCGCCGGCGCGGCGTGCTCCTGTGCGGAACCTTCGGGTTCGAGCAATGGTGCGCCTATCGCTCCTGGCGCGCCCTCGCCGCGACGATCGCCGGCGCCGGCTGCCCGACCCTGCGCTTCGACTATCCGGGCCAGGGCGATTCGCGCGACCCGGCCGGTCCCGAGATCCCGGCGGCGCTCGATGCGATCCGGGCGGGCATCGCCTTCCTGCGCGAGCAGGCGGGGGCGGACGAGATCGTGGTGGTGGGTCTGCGCCTCGGCGCGACCCTCGCGGCGTTGGCCGGCGAGAGGATCGACCGGCTGGCGATGCTGGCGCCGTTCACCACCGGCAAGGCCTATCGCCGCGAGATGGCGATGCAGTCGCGGCTCATCGACGTGATGCCCGACCGCACGCCGATGCCGCAGGAACCCGACTCGCTGATGGTCGGCAGCTTCACCCTCGGCCCGCAGACCCTCGCCGACCTCGCGCGGATCGACCTGATGGCGTCGGAGAGCGCTCCGGCGACCCATATCCTGATGCTCGGGCCCAAGGTCGAGGCCCTGGCCGAGCGCTACCGGGCGTTCGGGAGCACCGTCGAGACCGGGCCGTTCCCCGGTTTGAACCAGCTGGTCTCCGAGCCGCTCTTCTCACGCACCCCCGACCAGACCTTCGCGGCCGTGCGCGACTTCGCCGTGGCGCAGGCGCCCGCGCCCGTCGCACCCTCGCCCTCGCCCCTCCCCGTGTCGCCCTGCCGGCTCGCCGACGCGACATGGCAGGAGGAGGTGTCGCGCTTCGGCCCTGGCCTCGTCGGCATCCTGTGCCGGCCGCGCGGGCCGTGGAGCGGCGGCACCGTGCTGATGGTCAATTCCGGGCGCAACCCGCGGGCCGGGCACGGCCGGCAGACGGCGCAGCTCAGCCGGCGGCTGGCCGCGTCCGGCATCGCCTCGTTCCGCTTCGACCTGCGCGGCATCGGCGACAGCGCCGAGCGCCCGGACGGATCCCTGCCGCTCTACGCCTTGGATGCGGTCGCCGACGTCCAGGCTGCGCTGAACCATCTCGAGGCCCGGCAGCACACGCCCTGCGTGGTCCTCGGCGCCTGCAGCGGGGCCTTCCTGGCCTTCCAGACGATCTGCCAGGACGAGCGCCTGTCCGCGGCGATCCTGGTCAACCTGCACTGCTTCGACGTGGAGCCCGGCACCGACATCGAGACGATGATCCGCGATTCCTTCCGCGGGGAGGTGGGCTACGCCGAGCGGGCGCGGCAGGGCGAGCTCTGGCGTCGGATCCTCAACGGCGAGCTGCGCTTCGGCAAGATCCTGCGGGCGGTCGGGCGCGACGCCCGGGCCCGCCTCACGGCCTGGACGGCGCGCATCCCGGGCCTCGCCCCGGGCGGGCAGACGGTCGCCCGGCGCGTGGCGCGGCTGCGTCGCCGGGGCGCACGGATCCATGCGGTCTACAGCGAGGGTGATCGGGGCGTCGCCGCGCTCGCCGCCAATCTCGGCACGTCGCACGAGGCGATCGCGCGCAAGCTCGGCGCTCCGGTCACCATCCTGGACGGGGTGGACCACAACCTGAGCAAGGCCGCCGACCAGGAGCGGCTCTTCGCGATCGTGAGGGAGGCCGTCGAGGACGCGCGGCGCACCCGGAGCCCGGAACACGAAGCCGGCCAGGCGAGCCGGGCGCGCGAGGTCCCGGATCCGTCCGACTCCCACCCGGCCTCCGTCGCGGCGGTGAGGGCATGA
- a CDS encoding glycoside hydrolase family 5 protein, whose amino-acid sequence MRRLLTLCCLILALPPAPAAAAATCLRGVNISGAEFGTVPGRYGFDYLYPPASTIGRFAGLGLTTMRLPIRWERLQPALRQPLDPEELARLEATVSAATQAGMRTVIDLHNYAYYGKARIGTEMVTAEAFADVWRRLAQHFRGDASVVFGLMNEPHDIPADRWLIAANAAIAAIREVGARQLVLVPGSGWTGAHSWTADLPTGNNAAVMLGTVDPGNNVAYEVHQYLDADYSGTHAECSRGADALQAVERLTGWLAQNGRRAFLGEIGAPGNRGCPERLAAVLRHVNANPQQWVGWTAWAAGDLWAPDYPLRLDPAGATAPVVAAIQAAARAKPSCEP is encoded by the coding sequence ATGCGCCGCCTCCTCACCCTCTGCTGCCTGATCCTGGCTCTGCCGCCCGCCCCGGCCGCGGCCGCCGCCACCTGCCTGCGCGGCGTCAACATCAGCGGGGCCGAGTTCGGCACCGTGCCGGGACGCTACGGCTTCGATTACCTCTATCCCCCGGCCTCGACGATCGGCCGCTTCGCGGGCTTAGGGCTGACGACGATGCGCCTGCCGATCCGCTGGGAGCGCCTGCAGCCGGCCCTGCGCCAGCCCCTCGACCCGGAGGAGCTCGCCCGCCTCGAAGCCACGGTCTCGGCCGCGACGCAGGCAGGAATGCGCACGGTGATCGACCTGCACAACTACGCCTATTACGGCAAGGCGCGGATCGGCACCGAGATGGTGACGGCGGAGGCCTTCGCCGATGTCTGGCGGCGCCTGGCGCAGCATTTCCGGGGCGATGCCTCGGTGGTGTTCGGGCTGATGAACGAGCCCCACGACATCCCGGCCGATCGCTGGCTCATCGCCGCCAACGCCGCCATCGCGGCGATCCGGGAGGTGGGGGCCAGGCAGCTGGTGCTGGTGCCGGGCTCGGGCTGGACCGGCGCGCATAGCTGGACCGCCGACCTGCCGACCGGCAACAACGCGGCGGTCATGCTCGGCACGGTCGATCCGGGCAACAACGTCGCCTACGAGGTGCACCAGTATCTCGACGCCGATTATTCCGGCACCCATGCCGAGTGCAGCCGGGGCGCCGACGCCCTGCAGGCGGTGGAGCGCCTGACCGGCTGGCTGGCGCAGAACGGGCGCCGCGCCTTCCTGGGCGAGATCGGCGCCCCCGGCAATCGCGGCTGCCCGGAGCGCCTGGCGGCGGTGTTGCGCCACGTCAACGCGAACCCGCAGCAATGGGTCGGCTGGACCGCCTGGGCCGCCGGCGACCTGTGGGCGCCGGATTATCCCCTGCGGCTCGATCCCGCCGGCGCCACCGCCCCGGTCGTGGCCGCGATCCAGGCCGCCGCCCGGGCCAAACCCTCCTGCGAGCCGTGA
- a CDS encoding WecB/TagA/CpsF family glycosyltransferase — MPDRALDMAPGAASVDRLELEGVSVSDLTRDELFDRLRGALDRRTQLCLGFCNANMLLKALCTPAYAASLRGFLLVSDGLGIDLCSALFRGRFFRQNLNGTDLIPAFLAAETAPRTLFLLGARPGIAEAAARNLALLHPQHRVVGARDGYFPAEETGAVLAEINAASPDILLVALGNPGQETFIAEHAHRIDARVLMGVGALLDYTAGASVRAPAAFRFVRLEWLFRLLREPRRLGRRYTVDVVVFLAMILRLRLASLARSRPVRVARS; from the coding sequence ATGCCTGACCGCGCCCTCGACATGGCGCCCGGAGCCGCGAGCGTCGACCGCCTCGAGCTCGAAGGCGTCAGCGTCAGCGATCTCACCCGCGACGAGCTGTTTGACCGCCTGCGCGGCGCCCTCGACCGCCGCACGCAGCTGTGCCTCGGCTTCTGCAACGCCAACATGCTGCTCAAGGCGCTCTGTACGCCGGCCTATGCCGCGTCCCTGCGCGGCTTCCTGCTGGTCAGCGACGGGCTCGGCATCGATCTCTGCTCGGCCCTGTTCCGCGGCCGCTTCTTCCGCCAGAACCTCAACGGCACCGACCTGATCCCGGCCTTCCTGGCCGCCGAGACGGCGCCGCGCACCCTGTTCCTGCTCGGGGCCAGGCCCGGCATCGCCGAGGCGGCGGCACGCAACCTGGCGCTGCTCCATCCCCAGCACCGGGTCGTCGGCGCGCGCGACGGCTACTTCCCGGCCGAGGAGACCGGGGCGGTGCTCGCCGAGATCAACGCCGCCTCGCCGGACATCCTGCTCGTCGCCCTCGGCAATCCGGGCCAGGAGACCTTCATCGCCGAGCACGCGCACCGGATCGACGCGCGCGTGCTGATGGGGGTCGGGGCGCTCCTCGACTACACGGCCGGCGCGTCGGTCCGCGCGCCTGCAGCGTTCCGCTTCGTTCGGCTCGAGTGGCTGTTCCGTCTCCTGCGCGAGCCGCGCCGCCTCGGACGGCGCTACACCGTCGATGTCGTGGTCTTCCTGGCCATGATTCTCCGCCTGCGGCTGGCGAGCCTGGCGCGCAGCCGCCCGGTCCGCGTCGCCCGCTCGTGA
- a CDS encoding glycosyltransferase family 4 protein, whose protein sequence is MSALVSPLPSSAAPLSILHVVRQFLPNRGGLEDFVANLAREQARLGHRVRVLTLDRLFSAPEARLPARERLEGIDIERIPFFGSPRYPVAPSVFRHLGDADLVHVHAIDFFFDAFALARPLHRRPMVATTHGGFFHTGAHSRLKKLWFEGPTRMSVRGYEAIVACSESDARLFQGITPGGVPVIQNGVDLEKFAGAAAPEPRRALLTIGRFAHNKRLDRLLATLQALNADGAGWRLRIVGVPSDVTQAALTAEIDRRGLAGAVTLHTGLDAPAVRGLIGQSSVFVSASQYEGFGIALIEALSAGLVPVAHPNDAFAWLKQRHPSITLTDFADPHGAAAAIRDAYDRLERGAILRGAEDLSDYRWSSVAARYVSVYEAALAGSGQVVAATAA, encoded by the coding sequence GTGAGCGCCCTTGTGAGCCCCCTGCCGAGTTCCGCCGCGCCCCTCTCGATCCTGCACGTGGTCCGGCAGTTCCTGCCCAATCGCGGCGGGCTGGAGGATTTCGTCGCCAACCTCGCCCGCGAGCAGGCCCGCCTCGGCCACCGCGTCCGGGTGCTGACCCTCGACCGGCTGTTCTCGGCGCCCGAGGCGCGGCTGCCGGCGCGGGAGCGCCTGGAGGGGATCGACATCGAGCGGATCCCGTTCTTCGGCTCGCCCCGCTATCCCGTCGCGCCGTCGGTGTTCCGGCATCTCGGCGACGCCGACCTCGTCCACGTCCACGCCATCGACTTCTTCTTCGACGCCTTCGCGCTGGCGCGTCCCCTGCACCGCCGCCCGATGGTGGCGACGACCCATGGCGGCTTCTTCCACACCGGCGCGCATTCGCGGCTGAAGAAGCTCTGGTTCGAGGGCCCGACCCGGATGAGCGTGCGCGGCTACGAGGCGATCGTCGCCTGCAGCGAGAGCGACGCCCGGCTGTTCCAGGGCATCACGCCCGGCGGCGTCCCGGTGATCCAGAACGGCGTCGACCTCGAGAAATTCGCCGGGGCCGCCGCGCCGGAGCCTCGCCGCGCGCTGCTGACGATCGGCCGCTTCGCCCACAACAAGCGCCTCGACCGGCTGCTCGCGACCCTGCAAGCGCTGAACGCCGACGGCGCCGGCTGGCGGCTGCGGATCGTCGGCGTGCCGTCCGACGTCACGCAAGCCGCTCTGACCGCCGAGATCGACCGCCGGGGGCTCGCCGGCGCGGTCACCCTGCATACCGGTCTCGACGCCCCGGCGGTCCGCGGGCTGATCGGGCAATCGAGCGTGTTCGTCTCGGCCTCGCAATACGAGGGATTCGGGATCGCGCTGATCGAGGCCTTGAGCGCCGGCCTCGTCCCGGTGGCCCATCCCAACGACGCCTTCGCCTGGCTGAAACAGCGCCATCCCTCGATCACGCTGACGGATTTCGCCGATCCCCACGGGGCCGCCGCGGCGATCCGCGACGCCTATGACCGCCTGGAGCGCGGCGCGATCCTGCGCGGCGCGGAGGACCTGTCGGACTACCGCTGGTCGAGCGTCGCGGCGCGCTACGTGTCGGTCTACGAGGCGGCACTCGCGGGAAGCGGGCAGGTGGTGGCCGCCACGGCGGCGTAA